A genomic stretch from Argiope bruennichi chromosome 2, qqArgBrue1.1, whole genome shotgun sequence includes:
- the LOC129961550 gene encoding uncharacterized protein LOC129961550, giving the protein MNWRVWYVFFLLNGVNCIDCPQLYVPIDSENVCIYMSSRAVALSEMEAYCESEANGGKPFNRRFSDEGIRELGKNLKMSVESLFPPEVYIGITREKDSMNQPTKNFVFANGQGKVHEDDYPLWTREPSVQDCGSVTYRKDFKVNPFTCTDSAVFLCEKNEFPCEYNTLPFVEYHQKCLSIFPRKDNYMTAESICGQMGAHLFPYKSYDDSDSVGAAIYSSITFDGGIYAGLRKNELGQWKYESGEEETKRWDPEDELHQDCGVYGFLKNLSIGMFTMSCDDKLRLLCEFKKEGLQERNIHIKSNWILRK; this is encoded by the exons ATGAATTGGAGAGTTTGGTACGTTTTTTTCTTGCTCAACGGTGTGAATTGCATTG atTGTCCTCAGCTATATGTGCCTATCGATTCGGAGAATGTGTGCATTTATATGTCATCCAGGGCCGTTGCTTTGAGTGAGATGGAGGCCTACTGCGAAAGTGAAGCGAATGGTGGAAAACCATTCAACCGTCGGTTTTCGGACGAAGGCATCAGAGAACTGGGCAAAAATCTGAAGATGTCAGTTGAAAGCCTCTTCCCACCGGAAGTATACATAg GAATCACAAGGGAAAAGGATAGTATGAATCAGCCGACGAAAAACTTCGTGTTCGCGAACGGTCAAGGGAAAGTTCATGAAGATGACTATCCGCTGTGGACCAGAGAGCCATCCGTGCAAGACTGTGGTTCTGTCACCTATCGGAAGGATTTCAAAGTAAATCCTTTCACGTGCACCGACTCGGCAGTCTTCCTGTGTGAAAAAAATGAGTTTC CGTGTGAATACAACACCCTGCCTTTCGTGGAATACCATCAAAAGTGCCTGAGCATCTTTCCCCGCAAAGATAATTACATGACAGCTGAAAGTATCTGTGGGCAAATGGGGGCCCATCTGTTTCCCTACAAGAGTTACGATGATTCGGACAGCGTGGGAGCAGCCATCTACAGCTCTATCACCTTCGATGGAGGAATCTATGCGGGACTCAGAAAAAATGAGCTAGGCCAGTGGAAGTATGAAAGTGG GGAGGAAGAAACGAAACGTTGGGATCCCGAGGATGAATTACATCAGGATTGTGGTGTATACGGTTTCTTGAAAAACCTATCGATTGGAATGTTTACGATGAGCTGTGATGACAAGCTTCGTCTTCTCTGTGAATTTA agaagGAAGGACTGCAAGAAaggaatattcatattaaaagtaattgGATATTAAGAAAATGA